In Asterias rubens chromosome 17, eAstRub1.3, whole genome shotgun sequence, a genomic segment contains:
- the LOC117301649 gene encoding metacaspase-2-like has protein sequence MTRIAILGVLVLAAVCSVHGAPKKVGYGPLLREVRQALFQKRGELRSESHYYCWEVLEQKRESICYVPPPATNPPQPTHGHTQPPPTHAPWTDAPNTDAPASHAPNTDAPASHAPNTDAPASHAPKTDAPGTAAPAPPLIPFVGAKEAKGFLIGRNIQDLHEECCWEGCDNEEIEESC, from the exons ATGACTCGTATTGCTATCCTCGGCGTGCTGGTCCTAGCTGCAGTATGTTCTG TGCACGGAGCACCGAAGAAGGTTGGCTATGGACCTTTACTGCGGGAGGTGCGTCAAGCATT ATTCCAGAAACGTGGTGAACTGAGATCAGAATCCCATTATTATTGTTGGGAGGTACTCGAACAGAAGCGTGAGAGTATCTGTTACGTGCCACCACCTGCAACCAATCCACCACAGCCAACACATGGCCATACCCAACCACCTCCAACACATGCTCCTTGGACTGATGCTCCCAACACTGATGCCCCTGCATCCCATGCTCCCAACACTGATGCCCCTGCATCCCATGCTCCCAACACTGATGCCCCTGCATCCCATGCTCCCAAAACTGATGCTCCTGGTACCGCTGCACCCGCACCACCACTCATCCCATTCG TCGGGGCTAAGGAAGCGAAAGGTTTCTTGATCGGAAGAAACATTCAGGATCTGCATGAGGAATGTTGCTGGGAGGGATGTGACAATGAAGAAATTGAGGAATCTTGTTAG
- the LOC117301392 gene encoding uncharacterized protein LOC117301392, protein MTRILLLAAVALVVVYQVSGAPNHNGLLREAKRNILGRRGHQSRWDETHFYCDDALEQQREVICDPNHTHAPVQPTPTGGPLPPTVSPGHQDAFVGKNEASRFLGRGVVQGLIEECCFEGCHSEEIHEHCP, encoded by the exons ATGACTCGTATTCTACTCCTTGCAGCTGTGGCACTTGTCGTGGTCTACCAGG TGTCCGGAGCACCAAACCACAATGGCTTGTTGAGAGAAGCAAAAAGGAACAT ATTGGGTAGGCGTGGTCACCAATCAAGGTGGGATGAGACGCATTTTTATTGCGATGATGCACTGGAACAGCAGAGGGAAGTGATTTGCGACCCTAACCACACTCATGCTCCAGTTCAACCTACACCAACTGGTGGACCACTTCCACCTACAGTATCACCTGGACACCAAG ATGCGTTCGTGGGGAAGAATGAGGCGAGTAGGTTCTTGGGTCGTGGAGTGGTCCAGGGCTTGATTGAGGAATGCTGTTTCGAGGGGTGCCACAGCGAGGAGATTCATGAACACTGCCCATAG
- the LOC117301859 gene encoding lathosterol oxidase-like — protein sequence MEDILYMSDKYFYTPYIYPEWWPEDDWKRQLMSILIFTWMGQYTMYFVMGLLDYCFVYDHRLKEHPLYLKNQIKLEIKYAVKNMIFQGATFGPIFLLEVRGYSRLHRDFSRGFFGPLNPLIEIVGFVIFTDFTNYWFHRTLHHRLIYKHVHKQHHMWKVPTPFSGYALHPLDGFTQGISWHIYPFLFPFNSKILMGFFFFVLMWTFSIHDNLCILPKFLQPIINGAAHHTDHHMFYNYNYGQFTTLWDRVFGSYRMPGTHQGKGPVDDVIAIKAKAAGYQMNGNRIEYINGNGHNKKVE from the exons ATGGAAGATATACTGTACATGTCAGACAAATATTTCTACACACCGTATATCTATCCAGAATGGTGGCCCGAAGACGACTGGAAACGGCAGTTGATGAGCATTCTCATTTTCACATGGATGGGACAATACACGATGTATTTTGTAATGGGGTTACTCGACTACTGTTTCGTGTATGATCATCGGCTAAAAGAACATCCGTTATATCTGAAG AATCAAATAAAGCTCGAGATTAAATACGCTGTGAAGAACATGATTTTTCAGGGGGCAACATTCGGCCCCATCTTCTTGCTGGAGGTCAGAGGTTATAGTCGATTGCATCGTGATTTCAGCAGAGGATTCTTTG GACCCCTGAACCCTCTGATCGAGATTGTCGGCTTTGTCATCTTCACCGACTTCACCAACTATTGGTTCCACCGCACACTCCATCATCGTCTCATCTACAAGCATGTACATAAGCAACACCACATGTGGAAAGTCCCTACACCATTCTCCGGCTACGCTCTCCACCCACTCGACGGCTTTACACAGGGGATATCCTGGCACATCTACCCCTTCCTATTCCCTTTCAACAGTAAAATCCTCATgggcttcttcttcttcgttcTCATGTGGACCTTCAGTATCCACGACAATCTTTGTATTCTTCCCAAGTTCTTACAACCGATTATTAACGGGGCGGCACATCATACAGATCACCAtatgttttataattataacTATGGCCAGTTTACCACGCTGTGGGATCGGGTGTTTGGGTCGTATCGTATGCCTGGTACCCACCAGGGTAAGGGACCcgttgatgacgtcattgcgATCAAAGCAAAGGCTGCTGGGTATCAGATGAATGGGAATAGGATTGAGTACATCAATGGGAATGGTCATAACAAGAAAGTAGAGTAG